Proteins encoded in a region of the Acidobacteriota bacterium genome:
- a CDS encoding acetyl-CoA carboxylase biotin carboxylase subunit, whose translation MFRKVLIANRGEIAVRLIRACRDLGITSAAVYSDVDRCGLHVLEADEAYRLGEAPAHESYLNVERVLDAARRCGAEAIHPGYGFLSENAEFAAACRDAGLKFIGPAPEAMAALGSKTAARKLAKDHNIPILPGTVDAVTSVAEAQRVAAQIGFPVMLKAAAGGGGKGMRLVTRAEDLPSAYALAGAEAGAAFGDAAVFLERAVLAPRHIEIQILGDEHGAMLWLGERECSIQRRHQKIIEESPSPHLSEKTRRAMGACACAIANAAGYTNAGTVEFLVDEHEGFYFLEVNTRLQVEHPVTEWCTGLDLATWQIRIAAGEPLSFGQDDIVRRGHAIECRIYAEDPEQNFMPSPGTILRLRPPSGPGVREDTGVYEGWTVPLEYDPLLSKLIVWGEDRPQALARMRRALREYQLAGLRNNLEFFRRVFADADFEAGRTDTGFVARLQAKPALPAPDADAWFEAASASAAVAATLSLGDRPTDRQIDGPSNWQRAARLAVLGGGRP comes from the coding sequence ATGTTCCGAAAAGTTCTCATCGCCAACCGGGGTGAGATCGCTGTCCGCCTGATCCGGGCCTGCCGTGACCTGGGCATCACCAGCGCTGCCGTGTATTCCGATGTCGACCGCTGCGGGCTGCACGTGCTCGAGGCCGATGAAGCCTACCGGCTGGGGGAAGCGCCAGCGCATGAGAGCTACCTCAACGTCGAGCGCGTACTCGATGCCGCCCGCCGCTGCGGGGCCGAAGCGATTCACCCCGGCTATGGCTTCCTGTCCGAGAATGCTGAATTTGCGGCCGCGTGCCGTGATGCCGGACTGAAATTCATTGGCCCGGCGCCCGAGGCGATGGCGGCGCTGGGCAGCAAGACGGCGGCGCGCAAGCTGGCCAAGGATCACAACATCCCGATTTTGCCGGGCACCGTGGATGCGGTCACGTCGGTCGCAGAGGCACAGCGCGTGGCGGCGCAAATCGGCTTCCCGGTGATGCTGAAAGCCGCCGCGGGCGGCGGCGGCAAGGGCATGCGTCTGGTGACCCGGGCCGAAGACTTGCCGTCGGCCTACGCGCTGGCCGGCGCGGAAGCGGGCGCCGCGTTTGGCGATGCCGCCGTCTTTTTGGAACGTGCCGTGTTGGCGCCGCGCCACATCGAAATCCAGATTCTGGGCGATGAGCACGGCGCCATGCTTTGGCTGGGCGAGCGCGAGTGCAGTATCCAGCGCCGCCATCAGAAAATCATCGAGGAGAGCCCCTCGCCGCACCTGAGCGAGAAGACCCGCCGGGCCATGGGCGCCTGCGCCTGCGCCATTGCCAACGCCGCCGGCTACACCAACGCGGGCACGGTCGAGTTTCTGGTGGATGAGCACGAGGGCTTCTATTTTCTCGAGGTCAATACGCGGCTGCAGGTTGAACATCCGGTCACAGAATGGTGCACGGGCCTCGACCTGGCCACCTGGCAGATCCGCATCGCCGCGGGCGAGCCGCTTTCGTTCGGTCAGGACGACATCGTGCGCCGTGGCCACGCCATCGAGTGCCGCATCTACGCCGAAGACCCGGAGCAAAACTTCATGCCCAGCCCGGGCACGATCCTGCGACTGCGGCCGCCCTCGGGTCCGGGCGTGCGCGAGGACACGGGCGTGTACGAGGGCTGGACGGTGCCGCTCGAATACGATCCGCTGCTGTCGAAGCTGATTGTCTGGGGCGAAGATCGCCCGCAGGCGCTGGCGCGGATGCGCCGCGCGCTACGCGAATATCAGCTTGCCGGCCTGCGGAACAACCTCGAATTTTTCCGGCGCGTGTTCGCCGATGCGGACTTTGAGGCGGGCCGCACCGACACCGGCTTCGTCGCACGCCTGCAGGCCAAGCCCGCCTTGCCCGCTCCCGATGCTGATGCCTGGTTCGAGGCGGCCAGCGCCTCTGCCGCCGTTGCCGCCACGCTGAGCCTGGGCGACCGGCCGACGGACCGGCAGATCGACGGACCGAGCAACTGGCAGCGCGCCGCGCGTCTCGCCGTGCTCGGCGGAGGCCGGCCATGA
- a CDS encoding biotin/lipoyl-binding protein, translated as MTFEIEIAGQSRRLEIARRNGGWRVSADGEELAVEIAQPNAATLSLLLAGRSYTFAWARGAEGAIWISGAGRGAAAAVRDPRQALARHHFEQSGRARLTAPMAGKVVRVMVEAGVHVESGQELLVLEAMKMQNEVRSPKSGTLVVLAVTSGETVATGQVLAEVE; from the coding sequence ATGACGTTCGAGATCGAAATTGCCGGGCAATCGCGGAGGCTGGAAATCGCCCGGCGCAATGGCGGCTGGCGCGTGAGCGCTGACGGCGAGGAATTGGCGGTCGAAATCGCGCAGCCGAATGCGGCCACGCTTTCGCTGCTGCTCGCGGGCCGCAGCTACACGTTCGCCTGGGCGCGCGGCGCCGAGGGCGCGATCTGGATTTCGGGCGCCGGCCGTGGCGCGGCGGCCGCGGTGCGCGATCCGCGTCAGGCGCTGGCACGCCACCATTTCGAACAATCCGGCCGCGCTCGCCTGACGGCGCCGATGGCGGGCAAAGTCGTGCGGGTGATGGTCGAAGCTGGAGTCCATGTGGAGAGCGGCCAGGAATTGCTGGTGCTGGAGGCAATGAAGATGCAGAACGAGGTGCGCTCGCCCAAGAGCGGTACGCTGGTGGTTCTTGCGGTAACCTCGGGGGAAACGGTCGCTACCGGGCAAGTTCTCGCCGAGGTCGAGTAA
- a CDS encoding ATP-binding cassette domain-containing protein has product MSDCYFEFCNVYKSFGSNTVLRDVSFEVCRGETVCILGRSGVGKSVMLKLIMGFLTPDSGRILVDGQSVPDMTEAERNAMHKKVTLVFQSGALFDSLTVAENVAFPLRERGMHDEEEIAQVVDGLLDMVELRAEREDYPASLSTGMKRAVAIARALAAKPQAILYDEPTTMVDPIMVQKIAALIVRVKQQVKLTSIVVTHDTRLARRLADRLVLLHEGEVRFFGTVAEMDATADPVVREFLRQDEWALKAG; this is encoded by the coding sequence ATGAGCGACTGCTACTTCGAGTTCTGCAACGTCTACAAAAGCTTTGGCTCGAATACGGTCTTGCGGGACGTGAGCTTCGAGGTGTGCCGCGGCGAAACCGTCTGCATTCTCGGGCGTAGTGGCGTCGGCAAGTCGGTCATGCTGAAGCTGATCATGGGCTTTCTCACGCCCGATAGCGGCCGGATACTGGTGGACGGGCAGTCGGTTCCGGATATGACCGAGGCCGAACGGAATGCCATGCACAAGAAGGTAACGCTGGTGTTCCAGTCCGGCGCTTTGTTCGATTCGCTCACGGTGGCCGAAAACGTCGCCTTTCCACTGCGCGAGCGGGGCATGCACGACGAAGAAGAGATCGCGCAGGTGGTGGACGGCCTGCTGGACATGGTCGAGCTGCGCGCCGAGCGGGAAGACTACCCGGCGAGCCTGTCGACCGGGATGAAGCGCGCCGTGGCCATCGCGCGGGCGCTGGCCGCCAAACCCCAGGCCATCCTCTACGATGAGCCCACGACCATGGTGGACCCGATCATGGTGCAGAAGATCGCCGCCCTGATCGTGCGCGTGAAACAACAGGTCAAGTTGACGAGCATAGTTGTTACGCACGACACCCGCCTGGCCCGGCGCCTGGCCGATCGCCTGGTGCTGTTGCACGAGGGCGAAGTCCGCTTTTTCGGCACCGTGGCGGAGATGGATGCCACCGCCGATCCGGTCGTCCGCGAATTCCTGCGGCAGGACGAGTGGGCGCTCAAGGCGGGCTGA
- a CDS encoding ABC transporter ATP-binding protein produces the protein MASAFAARAGAGLDRNCRPCADAGSFGGPAARGLDGDRGDSRVRGEHYFLARRGGVVAVVRLPGAGRALGFPLRNECDRRELDSAGHHDLDGRLPACISAHLARRRGVDLAGSACRGLPADPGGGGPAFKESACDYLAGAGAGADGSGAVVSAAIELREASKRYGDWGRFAVEALSFAVETGTVLGLVGPNGAGKTTTIFMLAGLLEPSAGTLRVLGREVRPGLGDPRVGLVSGSLEEFDYLTGTESVILVGRLLGLPGREAARRAEALLKLFDLGGAENGLLPTYSSGMKQKIRVACALVGTPEVLLLDEPFEALDITASAILAEIIRRFAAGGGTVLLASHDLRLVERVATHYAILKAGRLVETGSLSALASGTADGGGGHPALEQRFWELTGPPAVPELDWLRQGSEGSACAGEPAGS, from the coding sequence ATGGCAAGTGCTTTTGCAGCGCGGGCGGGTGCTGGATTGGATCGAAATTGTCGTCCTTGCGCCGACGCTGGCTCTTTCGGTGGCCCAGCGGCCCGGGGGCTGGACGGGGATCGTGGCGACAGTCGCGTTCGCGGTGAGCACTATTTCCTCGCAAGGCGCGGCGGGGTTGTTGCTGTCGTGCGCCTACCCGGAGCCGGTAGAGCGCTCGGATTTCCGCTCCGGAATGAATGCGACCGGAGGGAATTGGATTCTGCTGGGCACCATGATCTGGACGGTAGGCTTCCTGCTTGCATTTCTGCGCACCTGGCCCGGCGCCGCGGCGTGGATCTGGCCGGCAGCGCTTGCCGGGGTCTGCCTGCTGATCCGGGAGGCGGTGGTCCGGCGTTTAAAGAGTCAGCTTGCGACTACCTGGCCGGCGCGGGTGCTGGCGCGGATGGGAGCGGTGCTGTCGTGAGCGCGGCGATCGAGTTGCGGGAGGCGAGCAAGCGCTACGGCGATTGGGGGCGCTTTGCGGTTGAAGCGCTGTCGTTCGCGGTCGAGACGGGTACAGTGCTGGGCCTCGTGGGCCCGAATGGCGCCGGCAAGACGACGACTATATTTATGCTTGCGGGCTTGCTGGAGCCGAGCGCGGGAACGCTACGGGTGCTGGGGCGTGAGGTGCGGCCGGGGCTCGGCGACCCGCGCGTGGGGCTGGTATCCGGCTCGCTCGAGGAATTCGACTATTTGACGGGGACGGAGTCAGTGATCCTGGTGGGACGTCTGCTGGGGCTGCCGGGCCGGGAGGCGGCGCGGCGGGCGGAGGCGCTGCTGAAGCTATTCGATCTTGGTGGGGCGGAGAACGGCCTGTTGCCGACTTATTCTTCCGGGATGAAGCAGAAAATCCGGGTTGCATGCGCGCTCGTGGGCACTCCGGAGGTGCTGCTGCTGGATGAGCCGTTCGAGGCACTGGATATTACGGCGAGCGCGATTTTGGCCGAAATCATCCGGCGGTTTGCAGCGGGCGGGGGAACGGTGCTGCTCGCCAGTCATGATCTGCGGCTGGTGGAGCGGGTGGCGACACATTACGCGATCCTGAAAGCCGGGCGGCTGGTCGAGACCGGCAGCCTGAGCGCGCTCGCCAGCGGCACGGCCGACGGGGGCGGAGGGCACCCGGCGCTGGAGCAGCGGTTCTGGGAGCTGACTGGGCCGCCTGCGGTTCCCGAACTTGACTGGCTGCGGCAAGGGAGTGAGGGCTCCGCCTGTGCCGGCGAGCCCGCGGGAAGCTGA
- a CDS encoding class IV aminotransferase → MNSIHAFAWHNGQLVPTAELRVSPLQTGLLSGWGLFSTLRIYQGVPFALEDHWQRLATDGAKLLMDMSGLEEEMQRALAAVIARNDAQEAVARVYFIRNGGGLLDCPHERATDVLVFTRALRSWGEAAKLLLQPHGRDPEAPLAGTKTLTWSHNLVQVEQAHARGYDDVLLLNPRGEVAECTSANIFVARNGRLRTPPLSSGALPGISRKLLLAAAPKHGLKIEEAALTEADLYTAEEIFITSSTREVQAVERIEARDIPRGPLTARAQAIFKELVGGYVASHKELAAKQV, encoded by the coding sequence GTGAACTCAATTCATGCTTTTGCCTGGCACAACGGCCAGCTGGTTCCCACTGCGGAGCTGCGGGTCTCGCCGCTGCAGACGGGGCTGCTGAGCGGCTGGGGGCTGTTCAGTACGCTGCGGATTTACCAGGGCGTGCCGTTTGCTCTGGAAGATCACTGGCAGCGACTGGCGACCGATGGGGCCAAGCTGCTGATGGATATGAGTGGGCTGGAAGAGGAGATGCAGCGCGCGCTGGCGGCCGTCATCGCCCGGAATGACGCGCAGGAGGCGGTAGCGCGGGTGTACTTCATCCGCAACGGCGGCGGATTGCTGGACTGCCCGCATGAGCGCGCGACCGACGTGCTGGTGTTTACGCGGGCGCTGCGGAGCTGGGGCGAGGCGGCAAAGCTGCTGTTGCAGCCACATGGGCGCGACCCGGAAGCGCCGCTGGCGGGCACCAAGACGCTGACCTGGTCGCATAACCTGGTGCAGGTGGAGCAGGCGCATGCGCGCGGCTACGACGACGTGCTGCTGCTGAATCCGCGCGGGGAAGTGGCCGAATGCACTTCGGCGAACATTTTTGTGGCGCGCAACGGGCGGCTGCGCACGCCGCCGCTGAGCTCGGGCGCGTTGCCGGGCATCAGCCGCAAGCTGTTGCTGGCGGCCGCGCCCAAGCACGGACTGAAAATTGAGGAAGCGGCGCTGACCGAGGCCGATTTGTACACGGCCGAGGAGATTTTCATCACCTCGAGCACGCGCGAGGTGCAGGCGGTGGAGCGGATTGAAGCCCGGGACATTCCGCGCGGGCCGCTGACCGCGCGCGCCCAAGCTATCTTCAAGGAACTGGTGGGGGGTTACGTGGCATCGCACAAGGAGCTCGCGGCAAAACAGGTATGA
- a CDS encoding response regulator, translated as MSAGRPILIVEDEDLIRDTYARRLEHEGYAVRQAASGREALQSVRQAAPQLILLDVMLPDISGLEVLKSLRADRRFLSTPVVLFTNLSQHMDKHQAARLGATDYLVKSEVAPADVVARVRQLLESNPGRRPIASFRLSVDPAQGDAGALASLLGYERDYRCRQCGGRMELQLDGDFSDPWSRNFRVRLRCPACLENLRAPVESPN; from the coding sequence ATGAGCGCGGGGCGGCCCATCCTGATCGTGGAAGACGAAGACCTGATCCGGGATACCTATGCCCGGCGGCTGGAGCATGAAGGCTATGCGGTGCGTCAAGCGGCGAGCGGGCGCGAGGCACTGCAGAGCGTGCGCCAGGCGGCGCCGCAGTTGATCCTGCTGGATGTGATGCTGCCCGACATCAGCGGCCTGGAGGTGCTGAAGTCGCTGCGCGCCGACCGCCGCTTCCTGTCCACGCCGGTGGTGCTGTTCACCAACCTCAGCCAGCACATGGACAAGCATCAGGCGGCGCGGCTGGGCGCGACGGACTATCTGGTGAAATCGGAAGTCGCGCCCGCCGACGTGGTGGCGCGGGTGCGGCAACTGCTGGAATCGAATCCCGGCCGGCGGCCGATTGCCAGCTTCCGGCTGAGCGTGGATCCGGCGCAGGGGGATGCTGGGGCGCTGGCGTCGCTGCTAGGCTATGAGCGGGATTACCGCTGCCGCCAGTGCGGCGGGCGGATGGAATTGCAGTTGGATGGTGATTTCTCCGATCCCTGGTCGCGCAACTTCCGGGTGCGCCTGCGCTGTCCGGCCTGCCTGGAGAACCTGCGCGCGCCGGTAGAGAGCCCGAACTGA
- a CDS encoding sensor histidine kinase, whose product MWSALRKAISNQAEALLRWLTASVIRSTAIFVILTFVPILLLTYYIVATSIRNTKAAQSGADQQVAQFSVSLLKANFGGEREALAGAADESSLEQLLRESLQPESRSARTQRKQEQDLARAQQSARQNLSRLRARRAEFMAIALYRGDGALLAAAPEESSQVPDFTVAATDLSPPPAALVPVLTAAVLPLWFQQAQAGRSVTSAALPARAHWPRRLAFAVPVSFNPPAHRPGAAGSTGVLVGFLPTAVVGDWVNHLSAGPNRYLYVVDRDHQIVSGPVNGPFTPAIIAQLPGTARALTGHSGSGEFVSAIQLESHAITYAPLPEEQMALVLVRPVRFSFYIYRVFYDKLALIALVIFLLAVATGLLLRAAFRYYQRYSREVESGRAKTEALLGSMGDGVFAVDGEGRIIEFNRAAAALTGETAAQALHRPYTEVIQLSEEHPGQLPQHPDPVRRAMAQGRTFRLLRDLTLLRADGTRLPVTFSAAPVRDEQGGVQGCIVVFSDASQEREVDRMKNEFISIASHQLRTPMSGVKGVLALLIEEVLGPLNIEQKHYLQRAYESNERLIALVNDLLNVSRLEQGSLLLRTEAVDLPALLRTLASEFQPRAARYHQNLLLTEAASPGDSRAGLVQGDPVRLREVFANLVDNAIKYTPEGGTVRLAWSPTPDQVVVEVSDNGVGIPADKLSSLFLKFNRIQNPLSGREFGTGLGLYFARSVVELHQGRIEVASEPGQGTTFRVFLPRQPAPAADGSATPLVDATTAAPAH is encoded by the coding sequence ATGTGGTCGGCGCTGCGCAAGGCGATCTCGAATCAAGCCGAGGCGCTGTTGCGCTGGCTGACCGCCTCGGTCATCCGTTCCACCGCCATTTTCGTCATCCTCACCTTCGTTCCGATTCTGCTGCTGACCTACTACATTGTGGCCACCAGCATCCGCAACACCAAAGCGGCGCAGTCGGGCGCCGACCAGCAGGTGGCCCAGTTCTCGGTATCGCTGCTCAAAGCCAACTTTGGCGGGGAGCGGGAAGCGCTGGCGGGCGCGGCGGATGAGAGCTCGCTGGAGCAATTGCTGCGGGAGAGCCTGCAGCCGGAGTCGCGCTCGGCGCGGACGCAGCGGAAGCAAGAACAAGACCTCGCCCGCGCGCAGCAGAGCGCGCGGCAAAATCTGTCGCGCCTGCGCGCCCGGCGCGCGGAATTCATGGCGATTGCGCTCTACCGCGGCGATGGCGCCCTGCTGGCGGCGGCGCCGGAGGAGAGCAGCCAAGTTCCGGACTTCACGGTTGCGGCCACGGATCTGTCCCCGCCGCCGGCTGCTCTGGTTCCGGTGCTGACCGCGGCGGTGTTGCCCCTCTGGTTTCAGCAGGCCCAGGCAGGCCGGTCCGTAACCTCGGCGGCGCTGCCGGCCCGGGCGCATTGGCCGCGGCGGCTGGCGTTTGCGGTGCCGGTCAGCTTCAACCCGCCGGCGCACCGCCCGGGCGCAGCGGGCAGCACCGGCGTGCTGGTGGGCTTTCTGCCCACGGCGGTAGTCGGGGACTGGGTGAACCACCTCAGCGCCGGCCCCAACCGCTATTTATACGTCGTGGACCGCGACCATCAGATTGTTTCGGGTCCGGTGAATGGCCCGTTCACGCCCGCGATTATCGCGCAGCTCCCCGGGACCGCCAGGGCGTTGACCGGTCACAGCGGCAGCGGCGAATTTGTCAGCGCCATTCAGCTCGAGAGCCACGCCATTACCTATGCGCCGCTGCCGGAAGAACAGATGGCGCTGGTGCTGGTGCGGCCGGTGCGCTTCAGCTTTTATATCTACCGCGTCTTTTACGACAAGCTGGCGCTGATCGCGCTGGTGATCTTTCTGCTGGCCGTGGCCACCGGCCTGCTGTTACGCGCCGCCTTCCGCTATTACCAGCGCTACAGCCGCGAGGTGGAGAGCGGACGCGCCAAGACCGAAGCGCTGCTGGGGAGCATGGGCGACGGCGTGTTTGCCGTGGATGGCGAAGGCCGCATCATCGAGTTCAATCGCGCCGCGGCGGCGCTGACGGGCGAGACTGCGGCGCAGGCGCTGCATCGTCCCTATACCGAAGTCATCCAGCTCAGCGAAGAGCATCCAGGCCAGCTTCCGCAGCATCCCGACCCTGTGCGCCGCGCCATGGCGCAGGGCCGGACCTTCCGCCTGCTGCGCGACCTGACGCTGCTGCGCGCCGACGGCACGCGGCTGCCGGTGACGTTCAGCGCCGCGCCGGTACGGGACGAGCAGGGCGGGGTGCAGGGCTGCATTGTGGTGTTCAGCGACGCCAGCCAGGAGCGGGAAGTCGACCGCATGAAGAATGAGTTCATCAGCATCGCCAGCCACCAGTTGCGCACGCCCATGAGCGGCGTGAAAGGCGTGCTGGCGCTGCTGATTGAGGAAGTGCTGGGGCCGCTGAACATCGAACAGAAGCACTACTTGCAGCGCGCCTATGAATCGAATGAGCGCCTGATCGCGCTGGTGAACGATCTGCTGAACGTGAGCCGTCTGGAACAGGGCAGCCTGCTGCTGCGCACCGAGGCGGTGGATCTACCGGCGCTGCTGCGCACGCTGGCGAGCGAGTTTCAACCGCGCGCCGCGCGCTACCATCAGAACTTGCTGCTCACGGAGGCGGCCAGTCCGGGCGACAGCCGCGCGGGGCTGGTGCAGGGTGATCCGGTGCGGCTGCGCGAGGTGTTCGCCAATCTCGTCGATAACGCTATCAAGTACACGCCGGAAGGCGGAACGGTGCGGCTTGCCTGGAGTCCGACGCCCGACCAGGTCGTGGTGGAGGTCAGCGACAACGGCGTGGGCATTCCCGCCGACAAGCTTTCCAGTCTGTTCCTGAAGTTCAACCGCATTCAGAACCCGCTCAGTGGCCGGGAGTTCGGCACCGGCCTGGGCCTCTATTTCGCGCGCTCGGTAGTGGAGCTGCACCAGGGCCGCATTGAAGTGGCGAGCGAACCGGGTCAGGGGACGACGTTCCGCGTCTTTCTACCGCGTCAGCCCGCGCCTGCCGCCGACGGAAGCGCGACCCCGCTAGTGGACGCCACCACCGCGGCTCCGGCACACTAA
- the treS gene encoding maltose alpha-D-glucosyltransferase — translation MSTSAAPAPSLWFKNAVIYEVPVRAFADWNGDGIGDFRGLIDKLDYLQWLGVDCLWLLPFYPSPLRDDGYDIADFHDVDPDYGTLEDFRELLEEAHARGMRVLADLVLNHTSDQHPWFQQARSSADSPYRNWYVWSSDPHRYAQARIIFTDTEVSNWTWDPVANAYFWHRFYSHQPDLNYEEPAVRKAMIETVFYWLDLGLDGFRCDAVPYLFEREQTICENLPQTHAFLQELRRQVDARYGGDRILLAEANQWPSDVVRYFGQSQPGEPAEFHMAFHFPLMPRLFMAVRQETRRPIVDILAQTPPIPENCQWGLFLRNHDELTLEMCTDEERDYMYYEYAREPRMKLNLGIRRRLAPIVDNSRREIELMNVILFSMPGTPILYYGDEIGMGDNIYLSDRNGVRTPMQWNIDRNGGFSKAPTERLYAPLIQNPIYSFQAVNVERQFQDPNSLLNWMKSLLKLRHNNPLFGWGGISFLTPGNERVLVYLRRLAKQSSHSWGEMPGARCVLVVANLSRHSQAVELDLSSFAGWTPHEMFGETVFPAIATAPYQLSLGAYGYYWFRLEPPGGSDVPAL, via the coding sequence ATGAGTACGTCTGCCGCTCCCGCCCCGTCCTTGTGGTTCAAAAACGCCGTCATCTACGAAGTGCCGGTGCGTGCTTTTGCCGACTGGAACGGCGACGGCATCGGCGATTTTCGCGGCCTGATCGACAAGCTCGATTACCTGCAATGGCTGGGGGTGGACTGTCTCTGGCTGCTGCCCTTTTATCCTTCGCCGCTGCGCGACGACGGCTACGACATCGCCGACTTTCACGACGTGGATCCCGATTACGGCACACTGGAGGACTTCCGGGAACTGCTGGAGGAGGCGCACGCGCGGGGCATGCGTGTGCTCGCAGATCTGGTGCTCAACCATACCTCGGACCAGCATCCCTGGTTTCAGCAGGCGCGCAGTTCCGCCGATTCCCCCTATCGCAACTGGTACGTCTGGAGTTCCGACCCGCACCGCTACGCGCAGGCGCGGATCATCTTCACCGATACCGAAGTCAGCAACTGGACCTGGGATCCGGTCGCCAACGCCTATTTCTGGCACCGGTTTTACAGTCATCAGCCGGATTTGAACTACGAGGAACCGGCGGTGCGGAAGGCGATGATCGAGACCGTCTTTTACTGGCTGGATCTCGGCCTGGACGGCTTCCGCTGCGACGCCGTGCCGTATTTGTTCGAACGCGAGCAGACCATCTGCGAGAATCTGCCCCAAACGCATGCGTTTTTGCAAGAGTTGCGCCGTCAGGTGGACGCCCGCTACGGCGGGGACCGCATTCTGCTGGCGGAAGCCAATCAATGGCCGAGCGACGTGGTACGGTATTTCGGGCAGTCACAGCCGGGCGAGCCGGCGGAATTTCATATGGCGTTTCACTTTCCGCTGATGCCACGGCTGTTTATGGCGGTACGTCAGGAAACGCGCCGGCCCATCGTGGACATTCTCGCGCAGACACCGCCCATCCCGGAGAACTGCCAGTGGGGCCTGTTTCTGCGCAACCATGATGAGCTGACGCTGGAGATGTGCACGGACGAGGAGCGCGATTACATGTACTACGAGTACGCGCGCGAACCCCGCATGAAGCTCAATCTCGGCATCCGCCGCCGGCTGGCGCCGATTGTGGACAACAGCCGCCGCGAAATTGAGCTGATGAACGTGATTCTCTTCTCCATGCCGGGCACGCCGATTCTCTATTACGGTGATGAAATCGGCATGGGCGACAATATTTATCTCTCCGACCGCAACGGCGTGCGCACGCCCATGCAGTGGAACATCGACCGCAACGGCGGCTTTTCCAAGGCGCCCACCGAACGCCTGTATGCGCCCCTCATTCAGAACCCCATCTACAGCTTTCAGGCGGTCAATGTGGAGCGGCAGTTTCAGGACCCCAATTCCCTGCTCAACTGGATGAAATCGCTGCTGAAGCTGCGGCACAACAACCCGCTGTTCGGCTGGGGCGGAATCTCTTTCCTGACCCCGGGCAATGAGCGCGTGCTGGTCTACCTGCGCCGGCTGGCGAAGCAGTCCTCGCACTCCTGGGGAGAGATGCCGGGCGCGCGCTGCGTGCTGGTGGTGGCCAACCTGTCGCGGCATTCGCAGGCGGTCGAATTGGATCTGTCGAGCTTTGCCGGCTGGACGCCGCATGAAATGTTCGGCGAGACGGTGTTTCCGGCAATCGCCACCGCGCCCTACCAGCTCAGTCTGGGCGCCTACGGCTATTATTGGTTCCGTTTAGAACCCCCGGGCGGCAGCGACGTGCCTGCGTTGTGA
- a CDS encoding type II toxin-antitoxin system Phd/YefM family antitoxin, protein MYNLDEMDAMKTVGLFEAKQKLSELVERARTGEEIGITRHGKLVAKVVPAAEVPKRTWKEIFADLDEYRKHFSPGTRPVSDEEIVAMIHEGH, encoded by the coding sequence ATGTATAATCTAGATGAAATGGATGCGATGAAGACCGTGGGCCTATTTGAAGCCAAGCAAAAGCTCTCCGAGCTGGTGGAGCGCGCCCGCACGGGCGAGGAAATCGGCATCACCCGGCATGGCAAACTTGTAGCCAAGGTCGTTCCTGCGGCGGAAGTGCCCAAGCGCACCTGGAAGGAGATCTTTGCTGACCTCGACGAGTACCGGAAGCACTTCAGCCCTGGCACGCGGCCGGTGAGCGACGAAGAAATCGTAGCCATGATCCACGAAGGCCATTAG
- a CDS encoding PIN domain-containing protein: protein MKGLVLDASVLLRWVLEGEIPVLAVSVRELIQQQYEALAPDLLPWEVMNAIVMSDRNNTLGHPFDYACQQAAAWLALVHIEPGAQTPLAASAALARQYRLTAYDAGYLELALRQNLPLATLDQQLYRAAVAAGVAVDF, encoded by the coding sequence GTGAAAGGCCTTGTGCTGGATGCTTCCGTGCTGCTCCGCTGGGTACTGGAGGGCGAGATTCCCGTGCTCGCAGTGTCGGTGCGAGAGCTGATCCAGCAGCAATACGAGGCGCTAGCGCCTGACCTGTTGCCGTGGGAAGTCATGAATGCGATTGTGATGTCCGACCGCAACAACACCTTGGGACATCCTTTCGACTACGCTTGTCAGCAGGCTGCGGCGTGGCTAGCGCTCGTTCATATCGAACCGGGAGCGCAAACCCCTCTCGCGGCGAGCGCGGCGCTGGCGCGGCAATATCGCTTGACTGCGTACGATGCGGGATACCTCGAGTTGGCGCTGCGCCAGAATCTTCCGCTGGCGACTCTGGATCAGCAACTGTACCGTGCGGCGGTGGCGGCGGGCGTGGCGGTGGATTTCTAG